CGAAATATTGATGGATAACTGgagctctccctccctccctctctctggcgCAGGGACTGTGCGTGCAGCCTAAATGACTAAGTGGAACTTGCTCAAGCACCAGACAACACCCATGGTCGCTGCAAAGCCAACAGGGGCCAGTGCCTTGACTGTGACTCCGGCCCCCGTGGCGCTGGTCTCCGCCGACAACTCCACCGAGCCGGTCAACAAGAACGATGCCTTCGACGAGATCAAGAACAAGTTTCTGAACGAAATCGACAAAATCCCACGTGAGTGTCGACTGTTGGACGAACAGCTGCGCGAGTCTCAGCAGCCATTTTGGAATTAGATTTACCTTTTTGGCTGCTGGCGCTGGCTGCCTCCTAATGTCTTTATTGGGTATTGATCACCGGCTGACCCTCCCTAATGGCGGCCAAATCTCATTTTCCAGCCGCTCTAATTGCTAACTTAGCTCCTCTTGCTAAATATATTTCGCCCGGAGCACGACATGAAGTGGGCTAAATGACTCATTGGTCAAATGTCAGAGTCTTTGCTTCCGTCTGGTGCGGGTGTGAATCTTTGTCTGCGCGTCTCCCCTCAGTGCCGTCGTGGGCCATCATTGCCATTGCCGTGGTCGCCGCGCTACTCATCCTCACATGCTGCTTCTGCATCATCAAGAAGTGCTGctgcaagaagaagaagaacaagaagggGAAGAAGGGGAAGGGTGACATGGGAATGAAGAATCTGAAGGGAGGAGAGGTATGTTCCACTCCTGCCTTCCTCCTCCGACTGAGAGCGACTTAACCGCTTGACTTAGCGTGAAGTTCAGCGCAAGTTCGAACCTTTCGTCGAGAGTGAACCAGTATTTGGTCATTATCAAATATTAGAATCGACATAAACCCTTTTAAATTTCGCAATAAAGTCACAGCGATacagcaaaacaatgttggacaggagaACAGGGAcgtgttagtagccaggaccactcttccctttgttgactttctctggtgtcacacgtcagcgagccaaatgctccaccgtgtcccacaacatcaacaatacaacatggatgttcaacagtaggtttggatttcttctgaacaaacaacagtgggctagcatccaggctaacgttagcatcctcacacctctcgctgcaacataggctccgcccacttcttctccgttggttcaccaaaccaagtgagatgatcagcgccgatgcaagaggttgcaagaacattggagctgtcatttccaaaacatctcgatatgcaggaaacaaaagcagCCAATCACGCGTGATGTCatcaagtgttgtcccaattcttagcgACTTCAGTCACTTCACTACTTCGTcggagggcgctcagaaccaagtaTTTGAAATTAAAAGTAGGAAATCCGGGATGGTTCAGTGAGATTCTGATTCACGTAGTGGATTCACAGCTTTGCACTGAACGCCCCCAGCCCAGAGAAAAGTCCTTCACATTATAGGAAATCGTTCAAGCGCGCCAACATAGCGTGTTCCCCCCTGACTGCAGGCATCTCAGCAGAAAAAACATGCATCCTGGTTGAGAAGTATCTCCTGTGCAGTGTGTTAGGCAGCTGTGATTAACTGTAGTAAACATCCTACAGACTTCTAACGGTCTTTCCCTCCCAGGTAGCGATTTTGCGCCGCcgtaatgttttcttttgtcactgactgtgtttgtcattaatgttgttgttgcttgtgCTTCAGGATTGGAGAGGAAAATGGCACAAACcaaaagtgtttatttttttgcaatGCAGAAGATTCATTCGATCCCATTTACCGACGCGATAAAGGAATGTTCACGCGTTCCAAAGCTATTTCCGACCGCCGCTGTCTCACGGCGAGCAGTCGATCTGTCATTTTCCTCGTTCTCTGTGATGACTCTTCTTTGGTGTGTGCTGTGAGTTCAATCTCTGCCTTtgtctctgctctcctccttcCTGCTTTGTGTCTTATATGTGCTCCGTGTATCTTGACTGTGGTGGACTTCTCTGCCTACGGTAGGTCTGATAGCGCACGGCACCCCTCTCTGGCCGCCCTGAGTAAGCGCAGACCAGAGCTGGGGGGGTGTTTTTGGGGGTGGGCGGGGCTTCGAGGGATGGAttgcagtgatgatgatgatgatgacaatgagtGCTATGGCTTCATTAGTCCTATTGCAAGCTTAGGTGCTGCGGGTGCTTGAGGAACCTTTGGGAGCGTTTAAGCTGCTTCGCCAAATCCACTCTATTGATATGCCGCACCAAATGCTCCTGTATGTCTTGACTATTCCGAGACTGCCATGTTTAGACTTGAGGTCGGACCCTGGCAGCTGATTTAGTGCAGATGGTTTGAACTGATCGTGACTCTCCTCTGAGCCTTTGAATGACTAGTGCACTCAGCAACTCACTAGCGGTCACTAACATGCATGTGCAAGGGCTACGCTGGAAAATGGTCATACTTCTACCtgaaactccaaaatgaacTTTGAGCACGTTTCCACCGTCATGAGAGTCCATAGCACCtgagaaaaaaacccaaaagtgAACGAATGAATCCAGTCGAAACAAAGAAACATGTGCCTCACGAGTGCAGACCTGCTCAGGGTTTCACCACTGATCTTGAAATCTCCTTACAAGCCCAGCATGTGCCCTTGCAGTAGGTACCATTGAATGGCCACAACTTGACTTGAGAGTAACTTTCCTGGATGACCCATGCTGCTGACCAACCACAGGCGTAGACAGTCGTCGACGCCCCCCACCGACGCACTTCTGTGAGGAGAAATGGTCGGCCAGAATGTTTGCCTGTGGCTTTCGTTTCAGTGGGTGGCGGCCTCTTGGAAGCTAACGTGGCAGACATTCCAACCTACCATGTCTCGCTCTCCTAAACCTTCACAGGAAGTTTGGACCAACATGTGGGCGGGGCGTCCTCAGTCGAGCATGTCTAACGTAGCGCCGACTTCATTCCAAAACTTGTTTGATGGAACATCAGAGCGGATCTGCATTATGTGGCCTGGCATGCCTGAATGAAAAGCATTTATGACCCCGACAAAGATGGAGAATGCCAGATTTTGGAgcggttgtgtgtgtgcgtgcgcgtgtgcgtgtgcgtgctgGAGTCTGCACGTGAGCGTGAGTATGCTCATGTTTGTGCGTTGGTTGGAGTCCAACTCTTTCAGCGCCTCATCGCGCCAGTTGACCTCTTAGACGGCGTCATCTGCGACCTTCTTCACCAAGCTAAATAAGCAGTAACATTTAATGTGGCTGCAGGCTGCTCGACACTGTTGGCATCGCTTTTCAATCCAACGCCGCTCCCATTCAGATAAACTCTATTCCAGCACTGGCTCAACCAACCACGTCCCACGACTGTCCTTTTTTCAGAGCCCGAGTGACATGGAAAGAAACCACCTCCTTCCACAAAATAGCTTCTCTAATTTCCCGATTTTTGGCTAAAATCACTTAAGTCATTGAATGTTACAGTTCTAAGTTGCGCTCGACAAGATGCTAGTTGCATTCGCAGATTGAGAGACATAACTCTGCTCTTGCCCACAGTGCAAGTGTTGACCCCTTTTTTTTGCCCAAAGCACAAATGGATTAGCTCCATTCTTTACGTGAAATACAACATAGTAAACATGGAAATTGCTTCATTGATTTAAACGGCTAACCTGCAGACTTCACGGTTATTTCCCGATTTATTTTACCCCAATATTATTGCTCGACAGTTACTCCATTGCTATGATTTGATAGCGATTATAAACgcgacagcagatggcagtagtgttccGTTGTTCGCTCGAACAATATGCTTAACATTGGGGAAGTCGTTACAAAAACTTTCGTGGATGGTAATTCGCAAGATGGAATCAGTTTTTGAGGTCTTCTTCTGACTGACGCACAGAAAACGCTCAGCTAGAGGGAGACGGCTCATAATACTGTCGCCACCCTTCCTAGCTTTTATGTACACAAGATGGAAAGAAAACACCATTTTGAGTTGAGGTTTACACAAAGTAGCACATTAGCAGGACTAGTTTAAACATGCTCATGAGCTTCAGGATATCCCCTCGACAATGCCTGTCAACATATTTACAGAGCGATTTAAACCGCGCGAGCAAACAGGCGGCTTGAGAGCTGGTTTTCTGCGTCTTCAGGCAACACTCTTCTTCACTTTCTCATAGCTGTGTCCTTGAGTTTCTCTCGCCTCCACATTCAGCTCCAAATAGAAATGTTTCGCTCAActttgaaaagctttttttccccctgcctGTATAGTCAGCGGTCACGTGTTATTTTGTCCAATCGCTCCAGAGAACAAGATGTGGAAGATACTCACCTGCATATTAACTCTTTGAATTttgtcctctttttttccctctttctcACCACATAACTGGCGGCAGCTCTGCGACATTTTTTGGCCAATAAATTACTTTTCATTGTCATAAAGTATTGATGGTGGAAGTCATGATCCAAACAGCAAATGGTGTCACCCAAGAAATAGTGAAATCAAGTCAGGTTGCAAGCTTGGCCATCGATGAACAGATTGCACTAGTAACACCAGGGTGAGCGGGGGTAAGTGGCAGGTAGGTGCTGTGAGGAACCCGACTGCTGACCTGCTGGAGTTTGGTGTTCAGCGCAGCCGCACACCTGCAACCATCTGCTGACTGTGTCCACCGCCTGCCCCCTGCTTCTGTCCCCGCAGAAACAACAGGATGACGATGACGAAGAAGACGACGTGGAGCCCGGACTGACGGGAGacgagaaggaggaggaggtgaaggagaaagagaagctgGGGAAGCTGCAGTACTCCATCGACTATGACTTCCAAGAGAACAAGGTGCTGATTTTCAACCTTCAATTCAGCTGTCGGAAGCGTCACCACTGCCGGCTGACTCAGTCCTGCCTCCTCTCTTCAGCTGACTGTGGGGATCTTGCAAGCGGCAGATCTGCTCTCCATGGACAGCGGCGGCACCTCGGACCCCTACGTCAAAGTCTTCGTCCTCccggacaagaagaagaagttcgACACCAAAGTCCACAAGAAGACCCTCAACCCCGTCTTCAACGAGACGTTTACCTTCAAGGTGAGCTGATCTGAGAGCCGCTCGGATCACAGTCCCTGCCCCGTGTCACTTTCATCCCACGCAGCCTCCGACGGCACGAAAAGGTCTGACAAGGGGAGTGTGTTCTGGAATCAAATTAAAGGAGAAGGCCACCTCCGGTGCACCTTCCTGCTGACACGGCGCTATAAAACAATTCAAAGTCAGACGCTGAACCTGCAGACGTCTGCAGAGCCTCAGGCAAAAGTCAACAACGTCCAGTGACCACCGCTTGTACTTTCCTCCTGATATTCATAGTCCTTTCCCTCTCCTAGATTCCATTCCAAGAGATGGGCGGGAAGACGCTGGTGATGTCCGTGTACGACTTCGATCGCTTCTCCAAACACGACGTCATCGGGGAGATTAAAATCCCCATGAACACCCTGGACCTGGCCAAGCCCATAGAGGAGTGGAGGGACCTGGACAGCGCCGACCAAGAGGAGGTATCTGTACCCCACGCTGTTGAGACAAAGCAATGAAGCTGTCACGCTGGGCGCGCGCCATTTGTCATTCACCGGGTCTGAAGGTCcaagataaaaatacaatttagaTCGGTAATGTTCTGGATTAACTCACTGTGTTCTCATCTTGAGGGCGACAACTGCAGATGGAGTGTCATTTCCTCAGGAGCATCACAATCAGGGTGAAATCTCCGCCTCGGGTGGATGTCAAAAAGAGGGAGACACTGTGATCATTTGTCTCCGGTAGAGAgacacaatacacacacacaaaaaaatagttttctttttttttagcggTGGGACTTTGACTAGTTCATTATGATTAAGTACAACAAAATAGGTAgaacaatttaatttaatttaatttaatttacaaacttgaatatagccaccgtcGTGATTTTTGGTCGAActgatgcaaagtaaacaatattttgttgtttaaatgtatgtgtggctccatcatttgattcagtaatataccaaattcattcacattgaaaggTGTAGCTTCTTCtagcaaatattcttacaccattaaactgcgattcattgagatgaattcatcccattttcagttattcattagatttatttttaatcgaatcccacgcCTCATTTTTTTGCGTCTGACGTCGAGCTCGGCCACTTTCAAGTGTTGAAGATAATGTGGTGGGTCTGGACTGCAGCAGTCCTGCTGCGGAACAGGAAGCCTCTTGAAGTGACCTGACACCAGACCCTCGCCTCCTCGGCCGGCTAACTTCCTCTCACACATCCGCTGAGTTGTCAAGCCGGATTTCTTTCTGATCAGCGGGTATCAGCGCCGGGTGACTCATTAGTCGCCACCGCGCCGTCCCCCGACTTAAATGTGCGCTTTAATGAAGtgttgaaattttgatgttAAGCGCTTAATGCTCGATGAGCGGTTTAGTCGATGACGTCAGGCTGATCGTCCTGTCTTTGTCTTGGCAGCCAGAGAAGCTGGGAGACATTTGCATCTCCCTGCGTTACGTCCCCACCGCCGGCAAACTCACCATCTGCATTCTGGAGGCCAAGAACCTGAAGAAGATGGATGTGGGCGGACTGTCAGGTAAATCCTCACCAGAGAGCCTGGCTGACTGTCGCCCAGCTGCTCAGTTCAGGACAGAAATAGCAGCCTCAGCGCCGCCGCCTCTTCCCTTGCCCCCTTTTATTTGCGCGTGAGACGAGAATGCCTGCATTGTGCGGGGACCAGCGTGCCTTTGAGCAGCCATTAGTTGCTGCCGCTCTGCTCACGTGCTGACACTGCAGTACTCAGCCACCTCCGCTCTAGCCCCATCTGTAGGTGCGTCCCAGTATGGCCTTTTTCATGTGGCTCTGTCGCCTGCAGATCCCTACGTGAAGATCAACCTGCTGCAGAACGGAaagaggctgaagaagaagaagacgacggTGAAGAAGAACACGCTGAATCCTTACTATAATGAGTCATTCAGCTTTGAGATTCCTCTGGAGCAAATGCAGGTGAGAACCTgagtgtcaaacacaaggctgAGGGGCCACTAGATGATCTGCGTATTAGCATGACAAGACCCTGGAGTTTAGGCTAAGCTCAGCAAACAGTCAGAAACTTACAAgacaatgtgtgtttgtgcgtctaGGAAGCTGCGTGTGCAGTAAAATGATGGCAGTATCGGTACACTAAACGCAGAGATAGTTACTACAGTTAGCTTCCAAGAGTTGGAGACTGATGTCAGATTCTGACGAGATTTTCCTGCTAAAGAAACGACCCTCCTTCAGCCTCTCTAGTCATGCAAAAAAGTAGGTCAAGCTGCTGGGGGGGCGGGGCTAAACATTTGGGCTGTGTATGGGCTGGAATCAGGCAGCACGATACACCGGAGGGACGATACTATATGGTTCGTGATATATTGCTACTGTGAGTTCGGACGATAAATTGTATTGTTTGCATGGAGAATACTTATCGTAACTCGCATTACAAATGGTTCATTGTTACCAACTCAGGCCAGTTCGACCGTCAAATCTCATGTATTTAAAGGAGTTGAAGGATGAAGTCAAATTGGGGATGCCATCTTAAAAACACGAATGTACCGCAATTTACGGACTACAAGCCGCtgcttttttcttgtggtctgaaccctgcggcttttTTACAGGCGAAAGAGCGAAAATATTGAGCCTTCTCACATcaaagcgatgacatcacaggcgttttattgaccttaaagtgctcaaaatgcgctgttttcgaccgcatgtccgcagctccgctAACAGAGCGGagacctggaggagcggagacgagaagcagcagctgagagcggctgtagtgtcggaactttggacacatGGGCGGAAACCCATGTGTCCAACAagcattttgagctctttaatgtcaataaaagatgtgaggaggtTGAGTCaagtgattcaagttcagaacattgctcagtttgtttcatgagtcagtctccatgctggaccccgttttcaaaactagtttagaagtgatgcaTTTTAAGGCACCAGCAGCTTATAGACCAGAGTGGCATatttatgaacaagatctatttgccttcttaaatgtagtgggtgtggctaatagtccagtgcgctctatagtctgggaATTACGATCGATATAGCGCACctaaaataaacagtattgcagctttAGCCTTTAAAATCAACTTCGCGTTCTTTTCAGAAAATCCAAGCTGTGATCACGGTGCTGGATTACGACAAGATCGGCAAGAACGACGCCATCGGGAAGATCTGGGTGGGAAGCAAGGCGACGGGGGCGGGGCTGAAACACTGGTCCGACATGCTGGCCAACCCTCGCCGCCCCATCGCCCAGTGGCATCCACTGCAGCccgaggaggaggtggacggCGCCCTGGCAGCACTCGCCGCCAAGAAATAAAGGCCCACACGGACACACTGACCCCAGCCTCCACGCCGTCCCTCCATCCCCTTGGATCCTCCGTGTAAGTGTATTATCAAGAAGGACACCCTCTtccccccctccacctctcGAAATACCCATCCAGAGAGACATGATAACCTACGGTTCCAAGAGGCATCCATTGAAAAAAAGACGACAGGAAGGATGGACAGATACTCCGTTTGTTTCCTTTAGATCTATTTTTGTATCGGGGTTCCATTCAAAAGAGGAACATATGTCATATGTGCCCTTTCCCTTTAGTGACACAGTTTGCATAGAGTAGTGcttattacaataataataatctaacgAATAATAAAATGCTTTATACTGCCATGTAATAGAGGAATAACACAAGCAGGTCCATTCCTTGGGCACCAAGCTCCACGCCTGCCAGTGATCTGACTAGACATCCGTTAGTTTGTCGTACATTCCTAGAGTTGGGTAGCGAGTAGGGGTAGGCACATAACCGGTGACCCGAAAACACACTGCCTTTTTTTATCAGTTGGCCCTCCACCCATCATCTCAGGAAGCCTGAGAGGAAACGGAATCTCCATGCCTTTGTTTCAAAACGGGTTCTCAAAAGACGCTTCACTCCAATCATTTGGGACCGTGGCAGGAGAGGCACGGGAAGCGACGTCcaaccacccacccacccacccatcctcCCCGTCTGTTTCGCACTCCTCCAGTGCTACTGCCATTCGTCACGGACTTGACACAAGGGTTTCACTCGAGATCCCGTCTTACAGTCATAAAGGAGACAAGCCTTCCGAGCAACAAAATAAGCAATTCTCAACTACCAGGGACGCCTTCCACTTAGTGCTGTTGTTCTCTCCATCCCGCACCTTTTTGCTTTTCCCCTCGCGTTGATTTCCCAAGCACTTTAACCCCCATCCCGTAGATAGCAGAGCTTTAATTGCTTCAACCCATCGTTCATGGAGGAGGGAGTCGGCCGTTTGCTTTCTCGCCGGATGGCGGCGGCGCCGCTCCGCGTGGGTAAGGGTGGAATCTTTTTGCACTACTGTTCTGTGTGGTTGTTTAGTTTGTGACGACCATTTCGTTGTGCCACGCGCTGTGAATTGGTCAACAAAAATTGATCTATTTTTAAAGCCAAACAAAGCTCatatttatgctttttttttttttttaatctcactcctccttctgtcCGTGCAACAACACTAAAGAAAAAGGCAACATGGAAGCAATCGGCCCATCGGCGTGTAGTTCCGCCCGTCCACCGCGGTGATATTGCATGTTTATACACAATACTGTACATAAGAGCATGATTTAGAGACAAAGCAAAAATATCGCGTGTACGTGCAATGGgtgtcattttgtcatttgaatAAGCAGCGACAGGGCGGGCGGGCTGAAAAAATGCACTGTATATTTtctaaatgaaacaaaagtgtgtttattttccatGAGGGTCGTTGGAGCGAATGTCCCACCCACGTTACAGAGATCCCTCCCAAGTGTGTCGTCCAGTGTGTGAGTCCGTGTAGGATGAAGATGTAGCCGCATGCTTGCTATTTAACCGTCAACTTCTCCGGGGATCGCAGTTCAAGCACTTAACGTGAAGGCCACTTTCTTATGGCGGAGCAGGGGCTTCCAAGTGCACGGAGGTGTCGCGCCTAATCTCGACCttgaaagccaaaaaaaaaaaaaaacggaaaagaaaaatgtgggcGACTTGGAATCCCTTCTTCCTCTCTCGGATCCTTTCTGTTCACGCTCTTCCTGGCTGTGTTTCTGACACAATATGTATATCTGTAAACAAGAGAAATAAGATAAAGCCATAAAACTTGAGCACTAACTTGTCAAAGCTCAGCAGttgatttataaaaaaaaagaaaaaaaaatgaaaagaaatccGCCATGTCTTGATTTTGGTTCCAAGAAATCCTttcaaacaagtgtgtgtgtgtgtgtgtgtgtgtgtgtgtgtgtgtgtgagagtgtgtgtgtgagagtgaggaggTGAGCGTGTTTTCTACTGATGTCCTTGCTTTATAGAGGTATTGTGATTAGTAATGTAATGTACATTCCTTGTTTTGATagtatgatatatatatataaatatatatatgacaatatCCTCCCAGATATATGTAGATCGACACGTAGATACCAAGGATGTTCTGGTGGTGGGCTGAGTGCAATCGATCTGGGCCTGAAGTCTGTCCGCGTTTTTCGCTCGCCAAGAGGACttggagggggcggagcctaaGCCTCCCATAGACCGATTTATTTTTGGtcttgaaaatgatttt
This portion of the Synchiropus splendidus isolate RoL2022-P1 chromosome 18, RoL_Sspl_1.0, whole genome shotgun sequence genome encodes:
- the LOC128749235 gene encoding synaptotagmin-2-like isoform X2, whose protein sequence is MTKWNLLKHQTTPMVAAKPTGASALTVTPAPVALVSADNSTEPVNKNDAFDEIKNKFLNEIDKIPLPSWAIIAIAVVAALLILTCCFCIIKKCCCKKKKNKKGKKGKGDMGMKNLKGGEDDDDEEDDVEPGLTGDEKEEEVKEKEKLGKLQYSIDYDFQENKLTVGILQAADLLSMDSGGTSDPYVKVFVLPDKKKKFDTKVHKKTLNPVFNETFTFKIPFQEMGGKTLVMSVYDFDRFSKHDVIGEIKIPMNTLDLAKPIEEWRDLDSADQEEPEKLGDICISLRYVPTAGKLTICILEAKNLKKMDVGGLSDPYVKINLLQNGKRLKKKKTTVKKNTLNPYYNESFSFEIPLEQMQKIQAVITVLDYDKIGKNDAIGKIWVGSKATGAGLKHWSDMLANPRRPIAQWHPLQPEEEVDGALAALAAKK
- the LOC128749235 gene encoding synaptotagmin-2-like isoform X1, which codes for MTKWNLLKHQTTPMVAAKPTGASALTVTPAPVALVSADNSTEPVNKNDAFDEIKNKFLNEIDKIPLPSWAIIAIAVVAALLILTCCFCIIKKCCCKKKKNKKGKKGKGDMGMKNLKGGEKQQDDDDEEDDVEPGLTGDEKEEEVKEKEKLGKLQYSIDYDFQENKLTVGILQAADLLSMDSGGTSDPYVKVFVLPDKKKKFDTKVHKKTLNPVFNETFTFKIPFQEMGGKTLVMSVYDFDRFSKHDVIGEIKIPMNTLDLAKPIEEWRDLDSADQEEPEKLGDICISLRYVPTAGKLTICILEAKNLKKMDVGGLSDPYVKINLLQNGKRLKKKKTTVKKNTLNPYYNESFSFEIPLEQMQKIQAVITVLDYDKIGKNDAIGKIWVGSKATGAGLKHWSDMLANPRRPIAQWHPLQPEEEVDGALAALAAKK